The proteins below are encoded in one region of Podarcis raffonei isolate rPodRaf1 chromosome 6, rPodRaf1.pri, whole genome shotgun sequence:
- the CNN3 gene encoding calponin-3, with protein sequence MTHFNKGPSYGLSAEVKNKIALKYDPQIEEDLRNWIEEVTGMSIGANFQLGLKDGIILCELINKLHPGSVKKINQSKLNWHQLENIGNFIKAIQQYGMKPHDIFEANDLFENGNMTQVQTSLVALAGLAKTKGFHTTIDIGVKYAEKQARSFDAGKLKAGQSVIGLQMGTNKCASQAGMTAYGTRRHLYDPKMQTDKPFDQTTISLQMGTNKGASQAGMLAPGTRRDIYDQKLTLQPMDNTTISLQMGTNKVASQKGMSVYGLGRQVYDPKYCAAPTEPVIHNGSQGTGTNGSEISDSDYQAEYPDDYHGEYQDEYQRDYHGQYSDQGIDY encoded by the exons ATGACCCACTTCAACAAGGGCCCCTCGTACGGGCTCTCGGCCGAGGTCAAGAACAAG ATTGCTTTGAAATATGATCCACAGATAGAGGAAGATCTCCGCAACTGGATTGAAGAAGTTACTGGCATGAGCATTGGAGCCAACTTTCAATTGGGTTTAAAGGATGGCATCATACTGTGCGA GCTTATCAACAAACTTCACCCGGGATCAGTAAAGAAAATCAATCAATCCAAACTAAACTGGCATCAG CTGGAGAACATTGGGAATTTTATAAAGGCCATACAACAATATGGCATGAAACCACATGATATATTTGAAGCAAATGATCTCTTTGAAAACGGAAATATGACCCAGGTTCAGACATCACTGGTGGCACTAGCAGGTCTG GCAAAAACCAAAGGCTTTCATACTACAATCGATATTGGTGTCAAATACGCAGAAAAGCAAGCAAGAAGTTTTGATGCAGGAAAACTGAAGGCTGGACAAAGTGTGATTGGTTTGCAG ATGGGAACCAATAAATGTGCCAGCCAGGCAGGCATGACTGCCTATGGGACTAGGAGACATCTCTATGATCCAAAGATGCAAACTGATAAACCATTTGACCAGACAACAATAAGCCTGCAGATGGGTACTAACAAAGGGGCTAGTCAG GCAGGGATGCTTGCACCAGGTACAAGACGAGACATTTATGACCAGAAGCTCACATTACAACCCATGGACAACACCACTATTTCACTACAAATGGGCACCAACAAAGTGGCTTCCCAGAAAGGGATGAGCGTTTATGGGCTTGGACGGCAAGTATATGATCCAAAGTATTGTGCTGCACCAACAGAACCTGTCATTCATAATGGAAGTCAAGGAACAGGAACTAATGGGTCAGAAATCAGCGATAGCGATTATCAGGCAGAATATCCAGATGACTATCACGGCGAATACCAAGATGAATATCAGAGAGATTATCACGGTCAGTACAGTGACCAGGGCATTGATTATTAG